The Nitrospira sp. KM1 genome includes a window with the following:
- the glgC gene encoding glucose-1-phosphate adenylyltransferase produces MKNIFTMVLAGGRGERLHPLTEHRAKPAVPFGGKYRIIDFTLSNCLNSGLRRVAVLIQYKSHSLDRHIRTGWDVLNVELGEYIASMPPQQRISEEWYRGTADAVYQNLFLLDDDQSEYVLILAGDHIYKMDYMEMLHWLVANNADVVVGAIDIPIEEAHRFGVIAVDESFRVTRFDEKPKTPPSIPNEPTKAFASMGIYLFRTKSLREELAADAQEGTAHDFGKNIIPRMIANRRVFAFKFQDANRKAVKYWRDIGTLDAYWEANLDLVAVDPEFNLYDQQWPIRTYQGQFPPAKFVFAQDYQGGRMGVALDSIVCGGCIISGGRVQNSVLSPNVRVLDHADVRDSVIMENVVIGEHCRIRRAIIDKDVTLPSKTEIGYDRQADAERFHVTDSGLVVISKGMKLHAAFDTSG; encoded by the coding sequence ATGAAAAATATTTTCACCATGGTCCTTGCCGGCGGACGAGGCGAACGGCTCCATCCGTTGACCGAACATCGGGCCAAACCCGCCGTTCCGTTCGGAGGAAAGTATCGCATCATCGACTTCACGTTGAGCAACTGTCTGAATTCCGGCTTGCGAAGGGTTGCAGTCCTCATCCAATACAAGTCTCATTCATTGGATCGCCATATTCGCACCGGGTGGGACGTGCTCAACGTCGAGCTCGGCGAATACATCGCGTCCATGCCTCCTCAGCAGCGCATCAGCGAAGAGTGGTACCGCGGCACGGCGGATGCCGTTTACCAGAATCTGTTTCTCCTCGACGACGATCAGTCGGAGTATGTGCTGATTCTTGCCGGCGATCACATCTATAAGATGGACTATATGGAGATGCTCCATTGGCTGGTCGCCAACAATGCCGACGTCGTGGTGGGGGCGATCGACATCCCGATCGAAGAGGCGCACCGGTTCGGCGTGATCGCCGTGGACGAGAGTTTCCGCGTCACCCGGTTCGACGAAAAGCCGAAAACCCCTCCGTCCATCCCGAATGAACCCACAAAAGCCTTTGCGTCCATGGGCATCTACCTGTTCCGCACGAAAAGCCTGCGGGAAGAGCTGGCGGCCGATGCACAGGAAGGGACCGCGCATGACTTCGGGAAAAACATCATTCCCCGCATGATCGCAAACCGGCGCGTCTTCGCGTTCAAGTTCCAGGATGCGAATAGAAAAGCGGTCAAGTATTGGCGTGACATTGGAACGTTGGATGCGTACTGGGAAGCGAATTTGGATCTGGTAGCCGTCGATCCGGAATTTAATCTTTACGATCAGCAGTGGCCTATCCGGACGTACCAGGGACAGTTCCCTCCCGCCAAATTCGTCTTCGCGCAAGACTACCAGGGCGGGCGAATGGGCGTAGCGCTGGACTCCATTGTGTGCGGCGGGTGCATCATCTCGGGCGGGCGCGTGCAGAACTCCGTGCTGTCACCGAACGTGCGTGTGCTGGACCATGCGGATGTTCGCGATTCGGTGATCATGGAAAACGTCGTGATCGGGGAACATTGCCGCATCCGGCGAGCCATTATCGACAAGGACGTCACCCTCCCGTCGAAGACCGAAATCGGCTACGACCGTCAGGCCGATGCCGAGCGGTTCCATGTCACGGACTCCGGGTTGGTCGTCATCTCCAAGGGAATGAAGCTGCATGCCGCCTTCGATACATCCGGTTGA
- a CDS encoding helicase-related protein, with product MPPSIHPVDLITALRHKHLTPAIVFLTSRRACDEAMQTFDHMNAVLPPARQEAIAAVLEKVITQYPSVAEHPLIPTVQRIGVAAHHAGHLPSWKIAVEELMRHGCLDAVFATTTLAAGVDFPARTVIITQSSIRKARDFTDLTIGEVQQIAGRAGRRGKDLVGFAIVTPSPYIDLGVLTKGFTGHPEAINSQFVISYPMVLNLLKAHPLDQMQPILAKSFAQFQLNQRAEVLERKLDEVHRQLEPYGPRVCTDWISQWHMYDQVRRQRPHRAPIKRNEPPEVAARFRFMTPGRVAGLSKTRGVVLRQYRSKGQKSPMVTMLRDGGAITECPAAVVTELYDRVLDCVESPSYPWCTPESLDLMVEQLEDLPTRLPALPVLVSKDDEPIPDSIVQTLGDFSCPTCPSRSACQKDHAHASKLRQEQQRHIKSIQALRTSLWHRFQERMDALQKFGYLTATAQLTEVGEWARLIRIDHSLLITELLRAEAFAGADPSLLAAVMSSIAHDDDRPGMFPRISSGLASALSQVRKLAESLAPYEEPPLLRADIAAVTERWIADPALTWIGLCKMTTMAEGDIYRLLARTLEFLSQLHTLKDTHPTLAETASKAMALLRRGVLEELP from the coding sequence ATGCCGCCTTCGATACATCCGGTTGACCTGATCACGGCCCTTCGACACAAGCATCTCACCCCCGCCATTGTATTTCTGACTTCCCGCCGGGCCTGCGACGAAGCCATGCAGACGTTCGACCACATGAACGCCGTCCTGCCGCCCGCACGCCAGGAAGCGATCGCCGCGGTGCTGGAAAAAGTCATCACGCAGTACCCGAGCGTGGCCGAACATCCGCTGATTCCGACGGTGCAACGGATCGGCGTCGCCGCGCACCATGCCGGTCACCTGCCCTCGTGGAAAATTGCGGTGGAAGAACTCATGCGGCACGGGTGTTTGGACGCCGTGTTCGCGACGACGACGCTGGCGGCCGGTGTGGACTTTCCCGCCCGCACCGTCATCATCACGCAATCCAGCATCAGAAAGGCGCGGGACTTTACGGATCTGACCATCGGCGAGGTCCAGCAGATTGCCGGGCGCGCCGGCAGGCGAGGCAAAGATCTCGTGGGCTTCGCGATCGTCACGCCGTCTCCCTACATCGATCTGGGAGTTCTCACGAAAGGATTCACCGGCCATCCCGAAGCGATCAACAGCCAGTTCGTCATCAGCTATCCGATGGTGCTGAATCTTCTGAAGGCGCATCCGCTCGACCAGATGCAACCGATCCTCGCCAAGAGCTTCGCGCAGTTCCAGCTCAACCAGCGGGCGGAAGTCCTCGAACGAAAACTCGACGAGGTCCATCGTCAACTTGAGCCCTATGGTCCGCGCGTCTGTACCGATTGGATCTCCCAATGGCACATGTACGACCAGGTCCGCAGACAGCGCCCGCACCGTGCGCCGATTAAACGCAATGAACCGCCTGAAGTCGCCGCGCGGTTCCGTTTCATGACTCCGGGACGTGTGGCCGGCTTGTCGAAGACGCGCGGCGTCGTGCTTCGTCAATATCGAAGCAAGGGACAAAAAAGTCCCATGGTGACGATGCTGCGCGACGGAGGCGCGATCACCGAATGTCCCGCTGCGGTGGTGACCGAACTGTACGATCGCGTCCTCGACTGCGTCGAATCGCCGTCGTATCCCTGGTGTACCCCCGAGAGTCTGGATCTGATGGTGGAGCAACTCGAGGACCTGCCGACCCGCCTGCCCGCCCTCCCCGTTCTCGTGTCGAAGGACGACGAGCCGATTCCGGATTCCATTGTCCAAACACTGGGAGATTTTTCCTGCCCGACCTGTCCGTCGCGTTCGGCATGCCAGAAAGACCATGCCCACGCCTCCAAACTGCGTCAGGAGCAACAGCGGCACATCAAGTCCATTCAAGCGCTTCGCACGAGCCTCTGGCATCGTTTTCAGGAACGGATGGACGCGCTCCAGAAGTTCGGCTATCTCACGGCGACGGCGCAATTGACGGAAGTCGGAGAGTGGGCCCGTCTGATCCGCATCGACCATTCGCTGCTCATCACGGAACTCCTGCGCGCGGAAGCTTTCGCAGGAGCCGATCCGTCTCTTCTCGCGGCCGTCATGTCGAGCATTGCCCACGACGACGACCGGCCCGGCATGTTCCCCCGGATCAGTTCCGGTTTGGCGTCTGCGTTGAGTCAGGTGCGAAAACTGGCGGAGTCTCTGGCGCCGTACGAAGAGCCTCCGCTCTTGCGGGCGGACATCGCGGCGGTGACCGAACGCTGGATTGCCGATCCGGCGCTCACCTGGATCGGCCTGTGCAAAATGACGACGATGGCCGAGGGCGACATCTACCGTCTGCTTGCACGCACGCTGGAATTTCTCTCTCAGCTCCATACGCTCAAGGATACGCATCCCACGCTGGCTGAGACTGCGTCGAAAGCCATGGCGCTCCTCCGGCGCGGCGTGCTGGAAGAATTGCCGTGA